TTGAGAAACCTCCCAACCAATCTCCAAGATAATTCCGAATAACACCTCCGCAACCAGCCACCGAATTACCCCTACAAGCACCATCAGAATTCATCTTCACCCAGTTTTTTCGAGGTGGGCACCAAGGGGAGTTCCTCTCACTATTCATATTACCAAAACCGCAAATCCTCATCTCACTAGCTTCCTCGTACTCCTGAACCTTCTGAGCAATGAAGACGCCAGGATCATAAGGCCGGTTACCATTACCACCATGCACCAAATGAAATAGCAACCTGTAGCAAAGGTTTGACACCAAAGATTATGATGCTTTCGGTCCATCTTGAGATTGTCTTCAATCCACGCCTTAAGATCTTGCTGCATGTAAAAATTCCTAACGTACCCAGTAGGCTTCAAACTGCTCCAAACCTTACGAGCCTTCCAACAATCCCTCAGTGCATGCATATTACTCTCAAGAGCATTCCCACACAAAATACATGCAGCAGTACCTAACCCTCGTCTATGTTTATGCATATTTGTCAGAAGCTTCTCATGATAGCCCAACCATAAAAAACTCCTAAATCTTTCAGAAACTCTCAACTTCCAAAAATGATCCCAATGCTTATTATTTCTCCCACTAGTTATCCCTGCAAGCGCCTGGTACATATCTTTGACCAAAAAACACCCTCACCGGAGCCAGCAAGCATAAACTTGTCTTCCCCACCATCCTGCGTCGGCGGCATTATAGCCTTCATTCTATTAACTATGTCATCTGGCAGCCACCCATTTAGCCTGGGCCATCCCACTCACCCTCAGTGTGCACCAACTGATTAACTTTCATGCCATGCAACTCTTCAGGGATCGAGCTCACTGTGTCAGTTATACGCAGCCCCGGAGCTAACCAACTATCCTCCCAGGCATCAACCTTCTCTCCCGATCCCAAACACCACATACCGGTATCGATAATCTCCGGCATTAAATTATACAACGCCCTCCAGAGGCTTGAATCCTTACTTTTATACTTACTCATATCTTGCTTATCATTACCAAGATAAATACCTCTTAGCACCTTGCACTATAATTCTTGAGAATTATTAAGCAGACCACTATTAAGTTTCATGAGACAAGCTTTATTCATAATTTCAAGCTTCCTCAAACCTAGGCCACCACGATCTTTCGGATTCGTAATCGTATCCCAATTCACCAGATGCATCTTCTTCTTAGTACTTGTGTCCCCCCATATGAAATTACGTTGGACACGCTGGATATCTTTGATGCAAGAAATCGGGAGCATATTTGTCATCATCGCATACGTCGGGACAACTTCAATAACGGATTTCACTAGAGTAACTCGACCTGCAAAAGACAAAACGTTAGCTTTCCAGTTTGCAAGTCTACCCTCCACTTGCTCTAGAATATAATGAAAATCGTTTCTCTTCAATGCTTTTCCACTAAGAGGCACTCTGAGATACTTTCCAAAACTACTAGTTTCTCGAAAATTCGCAATCTTCGTCAACATATTCCTCACACCACGAGGAACATTATTTGAATACAGCACACTTGACTTCTCATTGCTTACTTCATGCCCTGACATCTTGCCGAATCTTTGGAGAATATCAACCACATTAATCATTTGCTCTTCCGTTGCTTCTCCAAATATAAGTACATCATCCGCAAACATGAGGTGGGATATACCAGGACCATGTTTGCCCATCTTAATAGTCTGCCACTTATTCTCCCTTATCGCATTCTCAATCAGATGCGTAAGTTTATCCATGCAAAGCACAAAAATATACGGGGAAATCGGATCCCCTTGCCGAATGCCTCGCTGAGGTCGAAAGAAATTTCCTTTAGCACCATGCCAATTAACATTAGTCTCAACACTAGTTATGGAGTGCATAATGATGTTCAACATTGTCGGGGGTAACTCAATCTCCTTAATAACCTTTCAAATAAAATCCCAATCAAGTTTATCATAAGCCTTTGAGAGGTCTAGCTTGATTGCAAAGAAACCTTTCTTACCTTTCTTCTATTGCAAGATATTCATGACTTCTTTCGCTATGATGATATTTTCATGGATAGACCGCCCTGGAACAAAACCTGTTTGGTACGGGGAAATTAACTTATCCATAATATGCTTCAATCTTTCCACTACCATTTTGCTCATAATTTTGTATATCGAGTTACACAAAGATATAGGCCGGAAATGAGAAACAGTTTGTGGGTTCTCCATCTTCGGTATCAGACAAATGTCCGTTTGATTAACCTCAGCAATACGGAAAGGATTCCTCCACACATCTTTAATAAACTCACACACTTTGTTGCCCACCACCTTCCATGACCTTTGGTAAAAACCCGTCGGATACCCATCAGGCCCTGGAGCTTTCCAAGGCTTCATGGAAAACAAAGCTTTACGTATCTCATCATTACTAACTTCCTCCTCAAGCCTACTGCGCTCAGCCGGGGAAATAATGGGGAACTTAATAACAGTACTTTCCTTCTCATCCCAATCTAGCTTACAAGAGAAAAGATCCTTATAAAAATCCGTCACCATAAGTTGAAGTTGCTTGTGATCTTCTACCCACTGCCCATTCAGATCTTTCAACATTACAATCTTATTACGTTTCCGTCTATTCACCGCAGTAAGATGGTAGTACTTTGTGTTCCTATCACCATCCACCAACCATTGAGTTCTAGATCGCTGGAACCACATTACTTCCTCTTGCTTTAAAATATGACTCAGCTCTACTTGTAGCTTCTT
This genomic stretch from Vicia villosa cultivar HV-30 ecotype Madison, WI unplaced genomic scaffold, Vvil1.0 ctg.001572F_1_1, whole genome shotgun sequence harbors:
- the LOC131635855 gene encoding uncharacterized protein LOC131635855, with translation MVWNCRGAASKAFNRYSKHYIDAYKSDVFVILETRSDPSLLSKILKRLGIRCGSEGNWLFTVVYASPQENKRKVLWEEIKTLAENVNSPWMLAGDFNDMAFSSEKKGGAISSTRKCKVFRDNINDCRLLQVDMAGLKFTWRGPMYHGGQRIYERLDRFLCNEDWKVEFPDAHAKVLTRVEFSDHHPILINLNPQNGIRPPRVFRFESAWLANKEYTEMLWTAWIDSKEIGENLRTVKEEIHKWKMHSLDQVINMKKNIMARLAGIQNCLQRRHNTKGMVRLEKKLQVELSHILKQEEVMWFQRSRTQWLVDGDRNTKYYHLTAVNRRKRNKIVMLKDLNGQWVEDHKQLQLMVTDFYKDLFSCKLDWDEKESTVIKFPIISPAERSRLEEEVSNDEIRKALFSMKPWKAPGPDGYPTGFYQRSWKVVGNKVCEFIKDVWRNPFRIAEVNQTDICLIPKMENPQTVSHFRPISLCNSIYKIMSKMVIKEIELPPTMLNIIMHSITSVETNVNWHGAKGNFFRPQRGIRQGDPISPYIFVLCMDKLTHLIENAIRENKWQTIKMGKHGPGISHLMFADDVLIFGEATEEQMINVVDILQRFGKMSGHEVSNEKSSVLYSNNVPRGVRNMLTKIANFRETSSFGKYLRVPLSGKALKRNDFHYILEQVEGRLANWKANVLSFAGRVTLVKSVIEVVPTYAMMTNMLPISCIKDIQRVQRNFIWGDTSTKKKMHLVNWDTITNPKDRGGLGLRKLEIMNKACLMKLNSGLLNNSQEL